A window of the Planktothrix tepida PCC 9214 genome harbors these coding sequences:
- the hpsJ-A gene encoding HpsJ-like protein, cyanoexosortase A-associated, producing MMKPNSDPSPTLLEELRKFSFSLLESISLWHWIGYGLLVLALMDVIALLFPPQIMNPAWEFQTIGGLVERVAVPLIGFLLVFYGEHIGRENWEFPLVKLLSWLTLLVGLLFLLLIPLGVFNTIRLDKQAQSQISSQVQQNITQIQEVKKQLATTQTAEEMKALLRRLDNQGRAPDIQTSEQLQKVKDELSNFISKTENQLSNQASIVQSGQRLTLLKNSIKWNLGALISGTLFIIIWRSTRWAR from the coding sequence ATGATGAAACCGAATAGTGACCCTTCACCAACTCTACTGGAAGAGTTGAGAAAGTTTAGTTTTTCTTTACTGGAATCTATCTCCCTCTGGCACTGGATTGGATATGGCTTGCTGGTGTTAGCCTTAATGGATGTCATTGCATTATTATTCCCACCTCAAATCATGAATCCAGCCTGGGAATTTCAAACAATTGGTGGTTTAGTTGAACGAGTTGCAGTTCCTTTAATTGGCTTCCTTTTAGTTTTTTATGGCGAACACATTGGACGCGAAAATTGGGAATTTCCCTTGGTTAAACTCCTGTCCTGGCTAACTTTACTCGTGGGTTTATTATTCTTGCTCTTGATTCCTCTAGGCGTTTTTAATACAATTCGCTTGGATAAACAAGCTCAAAGTCAAATTAGCTCTCAAGTCCAGCAAAATATTACCCAAATTCAGGAAGTCAAAAAACAACTGGCTACAACCCAAACGGCTGAAGAGATGAAAGCTTTATTGCGCCGTTTGGATAATCAAGGTCGCGCTCCTGATATTCAAACCTCAGAACAACTCCAAAAAGTCAAAGATGAACTTTCTAATTTTATCTCTAAAACGGAAAATCAATTGTCAAACCAAGCCAGTATAGTTCAGTCTGGTCAACGTCTAACATTGCTGAAAAATTCCATTAAGTGGAACTTGGGTGCTTTAATTTCAGGGACACTTTTCATTATTATCTGGCGTTCTACCCGTTGGGCTCGTTAG